The Akkermansia muciniphila genome contains a region encoding:
- a CDS encoding adenosylcobalamin-dependent ribonucleoside-diphosphate reductase, with translation MTTDNSQTTLKLRTGQEIILPQRKDLLGGLKFTRRFSHNEVHPYDEVDWTRRDVRIMDWKTGKTIYERLGLEAPAHWDDNAVKITADKYLFGSEPGSLEYEDSFRNIYDRISNTYTVWGWEEGYFATLEDAEIFNEEIKAMLVQQIWAPNSPVWFNIGHWEQWRWGRPDLRENYTGHGNKAYHTKGTKNNLKTFTVQSTYEYPQCSACFLTEVGDSMEDILDHLTTEGRIFASGSGVGINLSTLRSSKEPISGKGRSSGPISFDRGWDRMAGAIKSGGKTRRAARMVLMFSDHPDIFEFINTKNRQEDIAKVILREHNVHVELKQIAETKLVAGTPAEKAAARLILSLPLATRNSFDPHMDALLYGETLSHQNANHSVSLKGDFWQALANNGNTYTRWVTNPAHIEQTFRAQELLEAMAKSIWENGEPGVHNNDVINLWNPVKSIGSITTSNPCSEYVFLNNTSCNLSSFNAYRFLTKGEDGKPVFDADALTHAARLAMVCADLNVERGGFPIEEIAEGTYKYRTTGIGFANVGGSLMALGVPYDSDEGRWISSQLCSALTAACWTASAEMGAELGSYVEYPASKKDLLAVLRLHNAAQKLATALPAQKDSKALDDLIENIIANAGGTLPEAQGLTASYALHAYLKSFKAPTMMNKERIAPAAKLAEAASSMWAKAAKATAHRNAFVSVMAPTGTISAPLGCYDEGTTSIEPDYTLVKWKQLAGGGSLKMFNRLALEGLRSLGYPEDFVNEAALEVAGLDGLISAFQGNMDAVVNQIIVDPCNDQAGPVRLAWRRLLSGTESRSEIQEKVAYISNPANMSVLTADELTVVNGSAHIESIPWLDKKDLPVFDCAATNGNGVRAISPAGHVLMLGALQPFISGACSKTVNMPVSATVQEVYDSLIMSHDLGVKCIAIFRAGSKANAVYVVDTPETRMFKANHVWEQLVNAGTEAIDEIIAEASKPRQRKLPGRRLGQTVKFSVGGQLTGYLTVGVYADGTCGEVFGRLGQVGSFASGMFEAYCKLLSTALQFGVPLKEVVKGFRNYSFEPSGFCRVGDDTEADTCTEIRSCASVVDLIAKILAWLFPESNGYRLRDVFSIPSVSLPGQSPDTTVSVLPPRIITTPVHTQPPALPEIPAGKAPEGTMLNGASLCPQCHSLAYVQDGKCKSCRSCGYKDGGCGE, from the coding sequence ATGACTACAGACAACTCGCAAACTACGCTTAAACTCCGCACAGGACAGGAAATCATCCTCCCCCAGAGGAAGGACCTGCTGGGCGGTTTGAAATTCACCAGAAGATTTTCCCACAATGAAGTCCACCCTTATGATGAAGTGGACTGGACGCGCCGCGACGTGCGCATCATGGACTGGAAGACCGGAAAGACCATTTACGAGCGCCTGGGACTGGAAGCCCCCGCCCACTGGGATGACAATGCCGTGAAGATCACGGCGGACAAGTACCTCTTCGGCAGTGAACCGGGGTCCCTGGAATATGAAGACAGCTTCCGCAATATTTACGACCGCATTTCCAACACCTACACCGTGTGGGGCTGGGAGGAAGGCTACTTCGCCACGCTGGAGGACGCGGAGATTTTCAATGAGGAAATCAAGGCTATGCTGGTGCAGCAGATCTGGGCCCCCAACTCCCCCGTCTGGTTCAACATCGGCCACTGGGAACAATGGCGCTGGGGCCGCCCGGACCTGCGGGAAAACTATACCGGCCACGGCAACAAGGCCTACCATACCAAGGGCACCAAGAACAACCTGAAAACCTTCACGGTCCAGTCCACGTATGAGTATCCCCAGTGCTCCGCCTGCTTCCTGACGGAAGTGGGGGACAGCATGGAGGACATTCTGGACCACCTGACCACGGAAGGCCGCATCTTCGCCTCCGGTTCCGGTGTGGGCATCAACCTTTCCACCCTCCGTTCCTCCAAGGAGCCCATCAGCGGGAAGGGCCGCTCCTCCGGCCCCATCTCCTTTGACCGCGGCTGGGACCGCATGGCCGGAGCCATCAAGTCCGGCGGCAAGACGCGCCGCGCCGCGCGCATGGTGCTGATGTTCAGCGACCACCCGGACATTTTCGAATTCATCAACACGAAAAACCGCCAGGAAGACATTGCCAAGGTGATCCTGCGCGAGCACAACGTGCATGTGGAGCTGAAGCAGATTGCAGAGACCAAGCTGGTGGCCGGCACCCCGGCGGAAAAAGCCGCCGCGCGCCTCATCCTTTCCCTGCCCCTGGCTACGCGGAACAGCTTTGACCCGCACATGGACGCCCTGCTGTACGGGGAAACGCTTTCCCACCAGAACGCGAACCACTCCGTCTCCCTGAAAGGGGACTTCTGGCAGGCGCTTGCCAACAACGGCAACACCTACACGCGCTGGGTCACGAACCCGGCCCACATTGAACAGACCTTCCGCGCCCAGGAGCTGCTGGAAGCCATGGCCAAGTCCATCTGGGAAAACGGGGAGCCCGGCGTGCACAACAATGACGTGATCAACCTGTGGAACCCCGTCAAGTCCATCGGCTCCATCACCACGTCCAACCCCTGCTCCGAATACGTCTTCCTGAACAACACGAGCTGCAACCTTTCCTCCTTCAACGCCTACCGCTTCCTGACGAAGGGAGAGGACGGCAAGCCCGTCTTTGATGCGGACGCCCTGACCCATGCCGCGCGCCTGGCGATGGTCTGCGCGGACCTGAATGTGGAACGCGGCGGCTTCCCGATTGAAGAGATCGCGGAAGGAACCTACAAGTACCGCACCACGGGCATCGGCTTCGCCAACGTGGGCGGCTCCCTGATGGCCCTGGGCGTTCCGTATGATTCCGATGAAGGCCGCTGGATTTCCTCCCAGCTTTGCAGCGCCCTGACGGCGGCCTGCTGGACGGCCTCCGCGGAGATGGGCGCGGAACTGGGCTCCTATGTGGAATACCCCGCCAGCAAGAAGGACCTGCTGGCCGTGCTGCGCCTGCATAACGCGGCCCAGAAGCTGGCTACCGCCCTGCCCGCCCAGAAGGATTCCAAGGCTCTGGACGACCTGATTGAAAACATCATCGCCAACGCCGGGGGAACGCTGCCGGAAGCGCAGGGGCTGACCGCCTCCTATGCCCTGCACGCGTACCTCAAGAGCTTCAAGGCGCCCACCATGATGAACAAGGAGCGCATCGCCCCCGCCGCCAAGCTGGCGGAAGCGGCCTCCAGCATGTGGGCGAAGGCCGCCAAGGCCACGGCGCACCGCAACGCCTTTGTTTCCGTCATGGCCCCCACGGGCACCATCTCCGCCCCGCTGGGCTGTTATGATGAAGGCACCACCTCCATTGAACCGGACTACACGCTGGTGAAGTGGAAGCAGCTTGCTGGCGGCGGCTCCCTGAAAATGTTCAACCGCCTGGCTCTGGAAGGCCTCCGTTCCCTGGGGTATCCGGAAGACTTCGTCAATGAAGCCGCCCTGGAAGTAGCCGGCCTGGACGGCCTGATCTCCGCCTTCCAGGGGAATATGGACGCCGTGGTGAACCAGATCATCGTGGACCCCTGCAACGACCAGGCCGGCCCCGTGCGCCTCGCGTGGCGCCGCCTGCTCTCCGGCACGGAATCCCGCAGTGAAATTCAGGAAAAGGTGGCCTACATCAGCAACCCGGCCAACATGTCCGTGCTGACGGCGGACGAACTGACCGTGGTCAACGGCTCGGCCCACATTGAATCCATTCCGTGGCTGGACAAGAAGGACCTCCCGGTCTTTGACTGCGCCGCCACCAACGGCAACGGCGTCCGGGCCATCTCCCCCGCCGGGCACGTGCTGATGTTGGGCGCCCTCCAGCCCTTCATTTCCGGCGCGTGCTCCAAGACGGTGAACATGCCCGTCTCCGCCACCGTGCAGGAAGTCTACGATTCCCTCATCATGTCCCATGACCTGGGCGTGAAGTGCATCGCCATTTTCCGCGCCGGGTCCAAGGCGAACGCCGTTTACGTGGTGGATACGCCGGAAACTCGCATGTTCAAGGCCAACCACGTCTGGGAACAGCTCGTGAACGCCGGAACGGAAGCCATTGACGAGATCATCGCGGAAGCCTCCAAGCCGCGCCAGCGCAAGCTGCCCGGCCGCCGCCTGGGCCAGACCGTGAAGTTCTCCGTGGGCGGCCAGCTCACGGGCTACCTGACGGTGGGCGTTTATGCGGACGGCACCTGCGGGGAAGTCTTCGGGCGCCTGGGCCAGGTGGGCTCCTTCGCCTCCGGCATGTTTGAAGCTTATTGCAAGCTGCTCTCCACAGCCCTCCAGTTCGGCGTGCCGCTCAAGGAAGTGGTCAAGGGCTTCCGCAATTACTCCTTTGAGCCCTCCGGCTTCTGCCGCGTGGGGGACGATACGGAGGCGGACACCTGCACGGAAATCCGCTCCTGCGCCTCCGTGGTGGACCTGATCGCCAAGATTCTGGCATGGCTCTTCCCGGAAAGCAACGGCTACCGCCTGCGGGACGTGTTCTCCATCCCGAGCGTCAGCCTTCCCGGCCAGTCTCCGGACACCACGGTGAGCGTGCTGCCCCCCCGCATCATCACCACTCCGGTTCATACCCAGCCCCCGGCTCTTCCGGAAATTCCCGCAGGCAAGGCGCCGGAAGGGACGATGCTCAACGGAGCCTCCCTGTGCCCGCAGTGCCATTCCCTGGCCTACGTCCAGGACGGCAAGTGCAAGTCCTGCCGCTCCTGCGGCTACAAGGACGGCGGCTGCGGGGAATAA
- a CDS encoding TIGR02206 family membrane protein — MNGIPPLEFAGVSHWAALAVLLAAGLCIMELGQSYKKAIRNRTTFWLGIACLFSLVPDLAAMLADEPEKGWAWMLPLHFCSVMQVLCALSLWIPSRLLRSIVYYCVLCATFQGLVTPSVAHDFPSWTYFAFFLSHGVTVITALYLPLALEWKPARWDFLWALLFANVYLAVVHPANMLLGTNYGFTVATPAGGSVLDLLGPWPWYLLWMQVPALALMYLLTLPFRHYPKGRTGSSLFQ; from the coding sequence ATGAACGGCATCCCTCCACTGGAATTCGCAGGGGTTTCCCACTGGGCGGCTCTGGCCGTTCTCCTGGCGGCGGGATTGTGCATCATGGAACTGGGCCAGTCCTACAAGAAAGCCATACGGAACCGCACTACGTTCTGGTTGGGCATCGCCTGCCTGTTCAGCCTGGTTCCGGACCTGGCCGCCATGCTGGCGGATGAACCGGAAAAGGGCTGGGCATGGATGCTCCCCCTGCATTTCTGCTCCGTCATGCAGGTGCTGTGCGCCCTGAGCCTGTGGATACCCTCCCGCCTGCTGCGTTCCATCGTGTATTACTGCGTGCTGTGCGCCACTTTTCAGGGACTCGTCACTCCTTCCGTTGCCCATGATTTCCCGTCCTGGACGTATTTTGCCTTCTTCCTTTCCCACGGCGTGACGGTCATCACGGCCCTTTACCTGCCGCTGGCCCTGGAATGGAAGCCGGCGCGCTGGGACTTCCTGTGGGCTCTTTTGTTCGCCAACGTGTATCTGGCCGTTGTCCATCCGGCCAACATGCTCCTGGGGACCAATTACGGCTTCACGGTCGCTACTCCGGCGGGCGGCTCCGTGCTGGACCTGCTTGGCCCGTGGCCCTGGTACCTGCTGTGGATGCAGGTTCCGGCGCTTGCGCTGATGTATCTGCTTACGCTACCCTTCCGCCATTATCCCAAGGGCCGCACGGGCAGCTCCCTGTTCCAATAA
- a CDS encoding thioredoxin family protein yields MKQGLFIGVSALLMMAGLTGCDDSSERRARYAEKKPAPRPLERTFDPPRKVLPPAAPVKKAPAWMDYKGEDMRQLTELSGRKVLIVFYAPWSRPAMDYVQAVKSYAAAQDGKAFAVLIDADAYPDVARKYGLEAVPLTLLYLEGMKLKEMVGALSAPRLNELIEQTIRVQ; encoded by the coding sequence ATGAAACAGGGCTTGTTCATAGGGGTCAGCGCTTTGCTGATGATGGCCGGTCTGACCGGATGCGACGATTCCAGTGAACGGCGCGCCCGTTATGCGGAGAAGAAGCCTGCTCCGCGTCCCCTGGAAAGAACGTTTGATCCTCCCAGAAAAGTTCTTCCGCCCGCCGCGCCCGTGAAAAAGGCGCCTGCGTGGATGGATTACAAGGGGGAGGACATGCGGCAGTTGACGGAACTTTCAGGCCGCAAGGTGCTGATTGTCTTTTACGCTCCGTGGAGCCGCCCTGCCATGGACTACGTCCAGGCGGTCAAATCCTACGCTGCGGCGCAGGACGGCAAGGCGTTTGCCGTGCTGATTGACGCGGATGCCTATCCGGACGTGGCCCGCAAGTACGGGCTGGAAGCCGTCCCCCTGACGCTTCTGTACCTGGAGGGAATGAAGCTGAAGGAAATGGTGGGCGCCCTTTCCGCGCCGCGCCTGAACGAACTGATTGAGCAGACGATACGGGTGCAGTAA
- a CDS encoding T6SS effector amidase Tae4 family protein — MKKKDAPKIVWHKTEETGVHDWEGYIRVPFDKECAFTIQMDDNGYLEIDNQKVVELKDGNSSKKAEGKKELKQGYHYVKLHHENLKVPDSIAPYPNAEEFVPEMDGADLELWEIDAPVNLWKTEDAQKLLKCYNVVDYVTMPNPGQVWSYIGGWLYQAHLKEIEDNVPEQLRNYYNSCALRMSIALSSFGKDLKNEAGAELIGDKANADALGGKTHVITRARDMAAYVQKLLGDPDYADGQDTGYCSPQPGDIIVFAGKGHVGMCPGDNISIGSFLTGPIWLINRATLKDAE, encoded by the coding sequence GTGAAGAAAAAAGACGCTCCCAAAATCGTCTGGCACAAGACGGAAGAAACCGGCGTCCATGACTGGGAAGGATACATCCGTGTTCCCTTTGACAAGGAATGCGCCTTTACCATTCAGATGGACGACAACGGTTACCTGGAAATAGACAACCAGAAAGTGGTGGAACTCAAGGACGGCAACTCATCCAAGAAGGCAGAGGGCAAGAAGGAACTCAAGCAAGGTTACCATTACGTCAAGCTCCATCATGAGAACCTGAAGGTTCCGGATTCTATTGCCCCTTATCCCAATGCGGAAGAATTCGTTCCTGAAATGGATGGGGCTGACCTGGAACTCTGGGAAATTGATGCTCCCGTCAATCTCTGGAAGACGGAGGATGCCCAGAAACTGCTGAAATGCTACAATGTGGTGGATTATGTCACCATGCCCAATCCTGGACAGGTTTGGTCCTATATCGGAGGGTGGCTCTATCAGGCACACCTGAAGGAAATTGAGGACAATGTCCCTGAGCAATTGCGCAACTATTATAACAGCTGCGCCTTGCGAATGAGTATCGCGTTGAGTTCCTTCGGGAAGGACTTGAAGAACGAAGCAGGAGCGGAGCTCATCGGGGACAAGGCGAACGCCGATGCGCTGGGAGGTAAAACCCACGTTATCACCCGTGCAAGGGACATGGCTGCTTATGTGCAAAAGCTCCTGGGCGACCCTGACTATGCCGACGGCCAGGATACAGGCTATTGCAGCCCGCAGCCGGGCGACATTATTGTGTTTGCCGGAAAGGGCCACGTAGGCATGTGTCCGGGAGACAACATCTCCATTGGCAGTTTCCTGACTGGCCCCATTTGGTTAATCAATCGGGCGACATTGAAAGACGCTGAATAA
- a CDS encoding aspartate kinase, with protein MALIVQKFGGSSVGTIDRIRNVAHRIHDTARDGNQVVAVVSAMSGVTDKLISLARELSESPCERELDVLMATGEQQSIALLCMALHELGEKAMSFTGAQAGITTFGNHTRGRIHSINPTLMNKYLQEGNILICAGFQGATEEGMVQTLGRGGSDLSAIAIAAALKADVCQIFTDVDGVYTCDPRVVKDAKKIQTLSYDEMLEMASNGSKVMQSRSVEFAKKFGVVFEVRNSMNNNPGTIVQEETPSMEAVVIRGISIDRNQARVTITGIPDQIGYTAQVLGALAEAEINLDMILANTAHDGYVRQSFTMPSNELGRAQAALKPVMAALGSTVKVETEAGLAKLSLVGIGMRSHSGVGATAFKALADANIKTGMISTSEIKIAVMVDESDIEEAARVVHRAFNLGV; from the coding sequence ATGGCTCTTATCGTTCAAAAATTCGGAGGCAGCTCCGTCGGCACCATTGACCGCATCCGCAATGTGGCGCACCGCATCCATGATACCGCCAGGGACGGCAACCAGGTGGTGGCCGTCGTTTCCGCCATGAGCGGCGTGACGGACAAGCTGATCAGCCTTGCCAGGGAGCTGTCCGAATCCCCCTGTGAACGCGAACTGGACGTGCTGATGGCCACCGGCGAGCAGCAGTCCATCGCCCTGCTCTGCATGGCCCTTCACGAGCTGGGGGAAAAAGCCATGTCCTTCACGGGGGCGCAGGCGGGCATCACCACCTTCGGCAACCATACGCGCGGACGCATCCACAGCATCAACCCCACGCTGATGAACAAGTACCTGCAGGAAGGCAACATCCTCATCTGCGCCGGCTTCCAGGGGGCTACGGAGGAAGGAATGGTCCAGACGCTGGGCCGCGGGGGGTCTGACCTTTCCGCCATCGCCATCGCGGCCGCGCTGAAGGCGGACGTGTGCCAGATTTTTACAGATGTGGACGGCGTGTACACCTGCGACCCCCGCGTGGTGAAAGACGCCAAGAAAATACAAACCCTTTCATATGACGAGATGCTGGAGATGGCCTCCAACGGTTCCAAGGTGATGCAGTCGCGCTCCGTGGAATTCGCCAAAAAATTCGGCGTCGTCTTTGAAGTTCGCAACTCCATGAACAACAACCCCGGTACAATCGTGCAAGAAGAAACTCCCTCCATGGAAGCCGTCGTCATCCGCGGCATCTCCATTGACCGCAACCAGGCCCGCGTCACCATCACCGGCATTCCGGACCAGATCGGCTATACGGCCCAGGTGCTGGGCGCCCTGGCTGAGGCGGAAATTAACCTGGACATGATTCTGGCCAATACCGCGCATGACGGCTACGTCCGCCAGTCCTTCACCATGCCGTCCAATGAACTGGGCCGCGCCCAGGCCGCCCTCAAGCCGGTCATGGCCGCCCTGGGCTCCACCGTGAAGGTGGAAACGGAAGCGGGCCTTGCCAAGCTTTCCCTGGTGGGCATCGGCATGCGTTCCCATTCCGGCGTGGGCGCCACCGCGTTCAAGGCCCTGGCGGACGCCAACATCAAGACCGGCATGATTTCCACCTCGGAGATCAAGATTGCCGTGATGGTGGACGAGTCAGACATTGAGGAAGCGGCCCGGGTGGTGCACAGGGCGTTCAATCTGGGCGTTTAA
- a CDS encoding homoserine dehydrogenase — MTEKPIQLGLAGLGTVGSGVYETLCRNHALLEARSKIPFRIKRIAVRNLEKPRETAVPRELLTDDWNDLVNDPEIDIVIELIGGTRQAYDLVTLALRAGKPVVTGNKALLAEYGAEIFKLSAEMGTPIYFEASAGGGIPIIQSLQNSLICNHISSIVGIINGTSNYILSAMGEHGADYADALVQAQKLGFAEEDPSLDVNGWDAAHKALILAMLAYGTTISPDKIYVSGIENITSRDFEFAKKLGYTIKLLVVIRYHEGQEDALELRVQPCFVHDWHILASVNGVFNAISVTGDIVGETLFYGRGAGKNPTASAVISDVITAMRESRYPEYHTGFNPYAKACGIMHINDTVTPYYVRFQVADQPGVIAEIARILATFGIGISATSSAPSHIDEDGAPWNDLVFILHSCPWGQLQKALEEIARISCVAADPRVLRIEHLLPQS; from the coding sequence ATGACGGAAAAACCTATACAACTTGGGCTTGCTGGGCTGGGAACGGTCGGTTCCGGCGTGTATGAAACGCTGTGCCGCAACCATGCCCTCCTGGAAGCCCGGAGCAAGATTCCTTTCAGGATCAAGCGCATCGCCGTGCGCAATCTGGAAAAACCCAGGGAAACCGCCGTTCCGCGGGAATTGCTGACGGACGACTGGAACGACCTGGTGAATGATCCGGAAATTGATATCGTCATTGAGCTGATCGGCGGCACGCGCCAGGCTTACGACCTGGTGACGCTGGCCCTGCGCGCCGGAAAGCCCGTCGTCACGGGGAACAAGGCCCTTCTGGCGGAGTACGGTGCGGAGATTTTCAAGCTTTCCGCGGAGATGGGCACGCCCATTTATTTTGAAGCTTCCGCCGGGGGCGGCATCCCGATTATCCAGAGCCTTCAGAATTCCCTGATCTGCAACCATATCAGTTCCATTGTGGGCATCATCAACGGGACGTCCAATTACATCCTTTCCGCCATGGGGGAACACGGGGCGGATTATGCGGACGCCCTGGTCCAGGCCCAGAAGCTGGGCTTTGCGGAGGAAGACCCCTCCCTGGACGTGAACGGCTGGGACGCCGCCCACAAGGCCCTCATCCTGGCGATGCTGGCGTACGGCACCACCATTTCCCCGGACAAGATTTACGTGAGCGGCATTGAGAACATCACCAGCCGCGATTTCGAGTTCGCCAAGAAGCTGGGCTATACGATCAAGCTTCTCGTCGTCATCCGCTACCATGAAGGGCAGGAAGACGCCCTGGAACTGCGCGTGCAGCCCTGCTTTGTCCATGACTGGCACATCCTGGCCTCCGTGAACGGCGTGTTCAACGCCATTTCCGTCACGGGAGACATTGTAGGGGAAACGCTGTTCTACGGACGCGGAGCGGGCAAGAACCCCACGGCCTCCGCCGTCATCAGCGACGTGATCACCGCCATGCGTGAAAGCCGCTATCCGGAGTACCATACGGGCTTCAATCCGTATGCCAAGGCATGCGGAATCATGCACATCAACGACACGGTCACTCCGTACTACGTCCGCTTCCAGGTGGCAGACCAGCCCGGCGTCATTGCGGAAATAGCCCGCATCCTGGCAACCTTCGGCATCGGCATTTCCGCCACCTCTTCCGCCCCCAGCCATATTGATGAAGACGGAGCCCCCTGGAACGACCTCGTTTTCATCCTTCACTCCTGCCCGTGGGGCCAGCTCCAGAAGGCCCTGGAGGAAATTGCGCGCATTTCCTGCGTGGCGGCGGATCCCCGCGTGCTCCGCATTGAACATCTTCTTCCTCAATCCTAA